In the genome of Heyndrickxia acidicola, the window ATCTGGATGAGAAATAGTGACTGATTTACTTTTTGCTGAATTCCAGCGAAAAGTGGTATATCGCCAGGCGTTGGCTATGCTCGTCAGAACGATTAAACTGCAATAAGCCGTCCATGCGCCCGTTTGCCCGAAGTGATAAATTTGAGTCAATAAAATCGTTAAAGGAATAAATAGGAACCAGTTGAATAATAATGCCATTCTTGATAAAAAAGTGGTATCCCCTACTCCTCTAAGTCCCCCGGCAAAAATAATGCCGGCTCCACTGAACAATTGAATAAAGGAAGCCAGATGGATAAGGGAAACGGATGTTAAATAAACGGCAGCGTCTATCGTATACATTTTCGCCACCGGCAAGGAAAAAAGGAATAAGAAGACGGAAAATAACGCCATAAAACCTAATCCTAGATATACCGTTACCAGACCAAACCGTTTTGCTTCCAACGGGCGCTTTTTACCGATTTCTTGGCCGATTCCAACCGTGGAAGCTGCTCCAAATCCATTTGAGGGCATGAAGCCAAAGGAAAGGATATTTAACGCAATTTCATTGGCTGCAATGGCCACTGTTCCAAGACGGGTGATACAGCTTGTAAAGACAAGCATACCTAAGCTGTTTGATAATTCCATGATTCCAAGCTTTGTACTTTCAACGAGCAGCAGCCGAACCTGAAGCCATTTAATCGGAACCCACGATCGGGTGGAATAGGCTTTGTTAAGGATGTGGAAATACACGAAAACATTTAGAAGAAAGGTGATCCCCTCCGCTGCCACCATGCTCCAGCCGGCTCCCTGCAATCCCATATCAGGAAAACCAAACTTCCCGTAGGCAAGGACATACGTTAAGATGACCACTAATGCACTGTTCACTAAAGAAAGGATCATAGGGGTCTTCGTATCCCCTGTTGCTCTCATATAAGCATAGAAAACGATATTAAACACAGTGAACACCATAGCATACATTCTTACTTGAACATAAGGAGCTCCAGCCTCTAGAATCGTTGAATTCGATCCCATGATTTCTAAAATGAAATGAGGAAAGATAAAACTCGCTACAAATAAAAGAAGAGCCTGCATAGCTGCTAATATCATGGTGATTTGCATTCGCTGATTCCCAATTTTTATATCCCCTGCACCCACGTTCTGTGCCACTAAATAGTTAATAGCACCCTGATTTCCGGAGAATAATGCCCATAAGTTATACATTAAAATATTGGAGATACCTACTACCGCGATGGCTGTCGCCCCCAGCTTTTCAACAATCATTAAGATCAGCAAACCCGTCACTGTCATGGATGAAAAAGTAGCAATCGATGGAATAGCTAAACGGAGTATTTGCTTTATAAGTTTCATGTATTCCCACCGGCCCTTTTTTAATAATGGAGGCATCGTGCTCGCCAATGAAACCGTTTTTTCACTCTCCCTATAGTAGCACTTTTTCATCTAGAAAGGTTTGCATTTTTTAGATTATTAGAAAAAACTTTCCTTTGATCTTGATTTTAAATCTTCAATAGAAGCTAGTGCTGATTTAAGAATGTGAAAAGGGTGTGAATCAAGCGTTATTCAAATGGATGGATTATTTTGCGAGACGATTGATGACAAGCTGTACAGCTATGGCATCATCCAAATATCCAATGGGAAACACGTAATCAGGGATAATGTCTGTAGATAAAATAAAATATAATAACGCGCTTCCTAGGATGGTTCGCTCATGTAATAGCGTTACTTCATCACAATACTTCATATACAGATCTCTTAGCTGTTCAATAAAGGGACCCGCATTGCCGACTTGCTCAAGCTTTGTTTGAAAATCTCTGCAAATCAGCTGGTGCCCTTCTTCTGTCTTGGCGTATTGTTCATATTTAGCTAATTCCTGCTGAATGCGGGAAATCGTAAATGTTGTATCAACTAGTTTGTAAGATTTAAGAATTTCTTGAATCATATCGAAGGAGTAATGAATATCTGAGGGGACTTCCTCCTGTTTTCCGCCTATATCGTATCCTGCAGCTTGAATTAACTTCTCTAAAGGAATGCTCAAATGAAGAGAAAATTGCTGTAAATGATTCAATTTTGCCTGCTGTTTTCCATTTATAATTCGTGAGATGGTTGCAATATCAATTTCCGTCAGTACACTAAGCTTTCGCATGGATAATGACTTTTCTTTTAGTAATCCTTTTAACAGAAAGCCTAAGTCCTTGGCATGATTTTTTTCTGACATTCCTATTCACCCCTTTTTAATAAATGTGTTGAGTTTTTATCAACAATATATGCAGGGGATAAGCACATTTCCACATCATTTTGAATAGTTTACTTTAGACGGGAGGAATGGAAATGCATCTAGAGAATGTGCTGTTGATGATTGCGATTGGCGTAGCTTCAAATTTGGATAATGCAGGGGTTGGTGTTGCCTATGGAATAAAAAAAATTAAAGTTCCATTTGTGGCAAACTCAATCATTGCTTTTATAGGATTTCTGTTTGCGCTTCTAGGAGGTCTTTTTGGGAACTGGGTATCTATCTGGCTGTCCCCCTTTGTTTGCAACATCATCGGGATGATCGTTTTGGTGACGATTGGCGTATGGGTACTCAGTCAGCCCTATATTGAAAAAAGGGTAAAACATCGTCCATCGAATCGCAATTTGTTGTTGCAAATTTTACAAAACCCTGAAGACGCCGATTTAGATGGATCAAAATCCGTTGGTTTGCTTGAATCCCTTCTCTTAGGGGTTGCTTTATCTATCAATAATTTAGCTGGTGGATTCGATACAGGGATTACTCATCTTAACATCTGGATCACTTCCCTCATATCAGGAGTTTTCAGTTATGTATGTGTCGGTGTATGTGCATACCTGGGATCAAGGGTGTCAGGAGAAAGGTTAGGAAGACAAGCAAGCTTTATAGCAGGAATTATTCTTATTTTGGTAGGGCTTCATCAAGTTTTTTGATTTAGTTTTTAAATAGATGAATGGATGTTTTAAATAGAATAAAAGAATAGGCAACAATCAAAATTAATGTAAATGGAATTTTATTTTCGGTACCTAGCTTCTATTTTTTTATCGGCATAGACGTTCTGCATTTTGAATTTTCTCATAGAATGAATTACAACGATTCGGTTGAAATTTCATTAGGTAATTAAAGGAGAGATAAAAATATGCATGTCGTTCATTTCGTGGAGAATCAATCTGTAGTATTAAGCCAGCTTCGAAAGCAGGCTCCATCCGTTAATGAGGAGATAAAGATTAAAGGCCGAAAAGGAAAAATTGTAGATGTGAAACAGATTGAGGAAAATATCGTTCAGGCACATGTTCTTCTTGAAAAGATTAGTAAAGCTCAACCTGCAGCTGTTGATAATAAGAAGAAAAAACGATAAGAAGCATCTCATTTAAACTGTCAAAACCAAGTTTTTTGCCAATTAAACTTTTGACAAACGAGAACACCCTCTTTATTCTTCCTCAAGAATAGCGGTACTAAAAAGAACAAGATCGACATGTTTTCTAAACATGGTATAACACCTTGGGCGGACGGGACGAAAAGGGAATTTTTCGAAAATGCCGTTATTAACAATTTCTTAGTACTATAAAAAGCTGAATTTATTAATATAGTAGAATTTGAAATGTAGAACGTTCTAAGAATGAAAGTTTAATGTTCAAAACGAACCACGGCAACATTAAAAAGGCATGAGACCGTTGCTAAACTGAGCTCATGCCCAAGCTGTCAAACGATATAACTTGTTTATCTTTCGTGAGTTACTTCATACTAGATAGACTATTGCTTTAAATGATATGGAACCATAGTAATAATTATATTTTTATTTCTCATGAGCCACACCCTTAAAAATAAAGCCATGTGATTATGCAGTAAATTATGCCACCATTTCTTTGATATAAACTGCGGAATAATGACTTGTACCTGGGCCTGATCCGGTTTTTTCTCTTCTATTAAACGAAGGAAACGGGTTAAAGGTTGCAGAACGGAACGGTATCTGCTTTTTATTGTAACCAACCGACATGGTGAACCCCACTCTTTCCACTCTGCCTCCATCCTTTCAATCGATTGATCATCAAAACCTACATATATGGCAATGGGATGGTCTGAAATCCCTTTTGCAAAGGAAAGTGTAGTGTTCACTAAATGATGAACCCCGGAAACTAAAACAAGTGAAATCACCTGACTTTCTTCAGGATGAATGGTATGGATATCTATCTTTAATTCATTTGTGACTTCTTCATAATGTCTATATACCTTAAGCGATAAAAAGATGAGTATAGGAATGATGAGAAGTACAATCCACGCACCGCTTGTAAATTTCGTCACTCCAAAAATAAAAGCTACAGCAGAAGTAACCAGAGCTCCTACAGCATTAATCATGAGTTTAGTCTTCCAATGAGGACCTTTTTCTCTTTTCCATCGCTTCACAAGCCCGATTTGAGCAATCGTAAAGGAAAGGAAAACCCCAATGGCATATAAAGGAATCAAGGCATTGGTATGAGCATGAAAAGTGATAATCAATATACTGGCTGTGGAAGCCAGCACGATAATTCCATTCGAATATCCAAGCCGGTCTCCTCGATGAGTCAAGGCACGTGGAAGAAAACCGTCCTCAGCAACAATGGCCGCCAGTTGGCTGAACCCTGTAAAAGTGGAATTAGCTGCTAATACGAGGACTAAAAAGGTAAACCAAATAATGATTTGATAGAAGATACCATGGCCGAAATAGATGGCAGCTAATTGGGAAAGCATGGTATTATGGACATTAGGGCTAATCCCTTGTACATATAAATGATAACCAAATCCAATTAACGTAATGGAAGTAATAATGCCAAGTGCAATATAGGTTTTGATCGCACTTTTTGGTTTAGGGTCTCTGAACACAGGAACTGAATTGGAAATGGTTTCAATTCCTGTTAAGGCAGAACACGCTGAGCTAAAAGCTTTAAGTAAAAGCAAGTTGCTTAACCCCTTTGGTATACTTCCAAATGGAGGAGTATTCTTTTGGACAAAACCAAGATGGCTCTCATTAAGAAGGCCCGTGAAAACCAGTACAAGCATACAAGTCATAAATCCGATAGTTGGCCAAGCGAAAATTTTGGCTGATTCTGCTACACCCCTCAGATTGATCACTAACAGGATGACTATACAAAGGATTGCTAGAATGGTCTCAAAGGGAGCAACGACTGGATATGCTGATGATACCGCCTCTACAGCAGCAGAAACGGATACGGATACGGTTAATATGTAGTCTACCAACAAGGAGCTGGAAGCCAGTAAAGCGACCCATTTCTCCTTAAAATTATCTTTGGCGATTGCATAAGAACCACCACCATTTGGATATGCAAGAATGCCCATAATATAGGACAAAATGAGTATGATTAAAAGGAAAATCGTTGAAAAAGTAATGGGAACGATCAACCACTTGGCGCTTGGTCCAAGTCCTGCGAGTTCGGTCATCCCTGCTTCTGGCCCATATGCAACCGATGAATATAAATCTGCCGAAAGGATAGGAAGAGCAATGAACCAAATTAACTTGTTTTTTTGAGCATTTAACTCTGATGTTCTCATAGGCCGTCCAATTAAAACGCGTTTCACACTAAAAAAATTGGAAGCAGCGTTCCAGAGTGCAAAAATGGCCAGAACAATGAAAATAATCTCTACTTTATGTGAGGTATGGTGCATGCGTCTCCTCCTTTTTATTGGTAAAGTCAAGTGATAATGAAAAAATTTCTTTTAGGATTTATTTTTTTTATAAAATTCTTAGAATAACATAAATAAAGTATTGAAAGACTTAAAAGAAGCCGCTAATACAGTCTTTTACCCCTTACCCCACCCTATATAAAACCTCACGGATCAAAAATAATTTTATAGGTATTATGTTTTGCCCTTTCTCTTGCAAAGCTTGATATACCTATCTTCCCCTACATGCACTTTTTATACCATTTGATAAAAAGATATGAAAAAATAATGCCTCAGACAATCTGTTTGTTTCTTAATGAGAACAAGGTGGTTATATCAGCTGGAGACATATATTGTTGCAGAAGACGTGGGGTTTGGAGAGTATTTAGGGAAGCTTCGGGTAGGAGTACCATTATGATCACTTTATGGTCTTAAAGAAATAGCGACATCTTACTGTCAACATAATCTGTATGATGCTGTTGGTAAATAACAAAGAAATCATGACGGTTTTACAAAAGAATGGAATAATCTTAAAGCGTGACTAGTCATTATTATTCATGTGATTTTATCTTTCATTTTTCGTGTGCTACCTGTCATTTAACCAATATAAGCCATCGGTATTATTTCAACAAAAGCCTTACAAGATGAAGTAAAGGGTTCCGTTTTGAGGTGCTTTTCTAAAAATCCGTGCCGAAATGGCCGTCGTTTTGACATCGGTACTGGTATTCCAAATAAAGAAACTCGCCATAGTAATTGGCGAGTTTCTTTATTTGGAATACCTAAACCTTTTATAACTAAAGCACTCGTTCGTTTAAGTGAAAATGTGTACAATTAGGAAACAATTTTATATCAAATTAGAACCTTGTTTATTCACTGTTTACTTATCAAATTTTGAAATGTCCTTAGTATAAACTCCTGCATCAAAGATAACCTATCTTTGTGGAGGTGCTAAACATTGGGTCGAAAATTTGAAATAAACCTTATAAAATTCCTTTATTTCTTTGGTATTAGTTCTTTTATATACTTAATAAAAAAATCACATACAAAGGACTGGCTCCTTGTTTTCTTTATAAAAAGTTACTATGCATCATTGGTCGATAATCTGATTGTAAAAAGAGGCTATGTTCAATATCCCACCCGATTTCCAAAACAAGTTAAAACAAGCGTGTTGTTTGATTACATACTTTTCCCAATTACTTGTGTCTTTTATAATCAACTAACTAAGGATTCCCGCATCATTCAATGCCTTTTAAAAGTTCTGTATTTTAGTATACCTATGACTATTGCTGAGCTATGGTTAGAAAAAAATACACGTCTTATTAAATATAAAAATGGATGGAATTGGAAAACTACTTTTTATTCTCTCTCTTTTTCCTTATTATTGGTTAGATTTACAATGTTTGTTATAAGACGTATTTTCAATAATAAATATGATTTATCTTAGATGAAGGTTGTTAATCAATAATAAGAGTCAAAAAGAAAATAGGAACATTTGAAGAATGATTAAATCTGCATATTTGTTCCAATTATTTACAATTCCTTCTCTACATTAACTTAAATATCCTACTGATTTTTTGTTAATAAGCACCGAAAACGGTCGTTTATGAATATAAAACACTCAGAACATAAAAGCCCTGATTTTTCTGCTTAGCATAGAAAAATCAGCGGCTTTTCCTTCCCCAAAATGCTTTAGAGTATAATATACCCTTTTTGTGGGCAGGACCCCAATAATAGACACTTTTAAATAGATACAGCTTGTAGTTTTATTTTCTTTTCCTAACTTGTATGGGTTAACCCTATGATACCTTATGAATGAATTTTCACTACATTATGATTAATCCAGTCATTTAATCAGCGTTTTTCCTACCTCTAAAAAAACTATTAAAGAATGATTCATTGAATATTTGGAATAATACCTTTGTATTTGTATAGTTAGTCAAAAAGGAGGGAACCAAAATGGATATTCAAAAATTAGCTGATCATGAGTCATTGGATCTACATGAAGTTATTAATTTTAAAACCCTATGCTTATCGAAATCAAAACTAATGCAAGGACTGGTATTTGATCATGATTTGAGAGCATTAATGCAAAAAGATGTTGAACAATCCATGCAAGCGCTTAGAGAATTACAGGAAATTTATCAACGCGCACCTTTTGAAGCTCCAGTTCCTCAAAACCGGCCAACACCAATAATAAATTGAAAAGGAGGCAAATTCATTGAACCAGGACTATTTAGACCCTATAAACGCGCTACATGTACCTGAGCTTGCAGATACTACCTTTGCTATGGACTTTCTTATTCGTGCAAAAGAAGGTGTTCGAAATATTGCTGTAGCATTAACGGAGTCCGTATCACCTGATATGAGAACCCTCTTACGAAAAGAGTTAATGCAAGGCATTGCCTTGCACCAAGAAATTGCAGAACTTATGATTAGTAAAAAATGGTTCCATCCATACGAACTAAGTAAACAGTATCAACTGGATCAACTCTCTGCCAATAATACATTAATGATTGGCAAAATGAATCTATTTCCTGTTGAGACCAATAGAAAAGGTATGTTTGACCGGACACCTGATGAACACTAACACTGGAGGCTGTATAGCATGAAGGCAGTAACGTATCAAGGTATTAAAAATGTTGTAGTCAAAGAAGTTCCAGATCCAAAGATTGAAAAACCAGATGACATGATTATTAAAGTGACGAGTACAGCTATATGTGGGTCTGATTTACATTTAATTCATGGCATGATTCCTAACCTGCAAGAAAACTATGTTATTGGCCATGAACCAATGGGAATCGTCGAAGAAGTTGGACCCGGTGTTACCAATGTAAAAAAGGGAGATCGCGTCATTATTCCATTTAATATTGCATGCGGTGAATGCTATTACTGCAAAAACCATTTGGAAAGTCAATGTGATAATTCAAATGATAATGGTGATATGGGTGCCTATTTCGGATATTCTGGTTCGACGGGTGGCTATCCAGGTGGGCAAGCTGAATATTTAAGAGTGCCGTTTGCCAACTTTACTCATTTCAAAATCCCAGAGACTTGTGAAGAACCAGATGAAAAG includes:
- a CDS encoding MATE family efflux transporter, whose translation is MKLIKQILRLAIPSIATFSSMTVTGLLILMIVEKLGATAIAVVGISNILMYNLWALFSGNQGAINYLVAQNVGAGDIKIGNQRMQITMILAAMQALLLFVASFIFPHFILEIMGSNSTILEAGAPYVQVRMYAMVFTVFNIVFYAYMRATGDTKTPMILSLVNSALVVILTYVLAYGKFGFPDMGLQGAGWSMVAAEGITFLLNVFVYFHILNKAYSTRSWVPIKWLQVRLLLVESTKLGIMELSNSLGMLVFTSCITRLGTVAIAANEIALNILSFGFMPSNGFGAASTVGIGQEIGKKRPLEAKRFGLVTVYLGLGFMALFSVFLFLFSLPVAKMYTIDAAVYLTSVSLIHLASFIQLFSGAGIIFAGGLRGVGDTTFLSRMALLFNWFLFIPLTILLTQIYHFGQTGAWTAYCSLIVLTSIANAWRYTTFRWNSAKSKSVTISHPDPVHGV
- a CDS encoding DUF1232 domain-containing protein gives rise to the protein MSEKNHAKDLGFLLKGLLKEKSLSMRKLSVLTEIDIATISRIINGKQQAKLNHLQQFSLHLSIPLEKLIQAAGYDIGGKQEEVPSDIHYSFDMIQEILKSYKLVDTTFTISRIQQELAKYEQYAKTEEGHQLICRDFQTKLEQVGNAGPFIEQLRDLYMKYCDEVTLLHERTILGSALLYFILSTDIIPDYVFPIGYLDDAIAVQLVINRLAK
- the ytaF gene encoding sporulation membrane protein YtaF; this translates as MHLENVLLMIAIGVASNLDNAGVGVAYGIKKIKVPFVANSIIAFIGFLFALLGGLFGNWVSIWLSPFVCNIIGMIVLVTIGVWVLSQPYIEKRVKHRPSNRNLLLQILQNPEDADLDGSKSVGLLESLLLGVALSINNLAGGFDTGITHLNIWITSLISGVFSYVCVGVCAYLGSRVSGERLGRQASFIAGIILILVGLHQVF
- a CDS encoding APC family permease, coding for MHHTSHKVEIIFIVLAIFALWNAASNFFSVKRVLIGRPMRTSELNAQKNKLIWFIALPILSADLYSSVAYGPEAGMTELAGLGPSAKWLIVPITFSTIFLLIILILSYIMGILAYPNGGGSYAIAKDNFKEKWVALLASSSLLVDYILTVSVSVSAAVEAVSSAYPVVAPFETILAILCIVILLVINLRGVAESAKIFAWPTIGFMTCMLVLVFTGLLNESHLGFVQKNTPPFGSIPKGLSNLLLLKAFSSACSALTGIETISNSVPVFRDPKPKSAIKTYIALGIITSITLIGFGYHLYVQGISPNVHNTMLSQLAAIYFGHGIFYQIIIWFTFLVLVLAANSTFTGFSQLAAIVAEDGFLPRALTHRGDRLGYSNGIIVLASTASILIITFHAHTNALIPLYAIGVFLSFTIAQIGLVKRWKREKGPHWKTKLMINAVGALVTSAVAFIFGVTKFTSGAWIVLLIIPILIFLSLKVYRHYEEVTNELKIDIHTIHPEESQVISLVLVSGVHHLVNTTLSFAKGISDHPIAIYVGFDDQSIERMEAEWKEWGSPCRLVTIKSRYRSVLQPLTRFLRLIEEKKPDQAQVQVIIPQFISKKWWHNLLHNHMALFLRVWLMRNKNIIITMVPYHLKQ
- a CDS encoding CBO0543 family protein, which gives rise to MGRKFEINLIKFLYFFGISSFIYLIKKSHTKDWLLVFFIKSYYASLVDNLIVKRGYVQYPTRFPKQVKTSVLFDYILFPITCVFYNQLTKDSRIIQCLLKVLYFSIPMTIAELWLEKNTRLIKYKNGWNWKTTFYSLSFSLLLVRFTMFVIRRIFNNKYDLS
- a CDS encoding spore gernimation protein GerQ — encoded protein: MDIQKLADHESLDLHEVINFKTLCLSKSKLMQGLVFDHDLRALMQKDVEQSMQALRELQEIYQRAPFEAPVPQNRPTPIIN
- a CDS encoding spore coat protein encodes the protein MNQDYLDPINALHVPELADTTFAMDFLIRAKEGVRNIAVALTESVSPDMRTLLRKELMQGIALHQEIAELMISKKWFHPYELSKQYQLDQLSANNTLMIGKMNLFPVETNRKGMFDRTPDEH